Proteins co-encoded in one Armatimonadota bacterium genomic window:
- a CDS encoding ABC transporter permease, whose amino-acid sequence MEWRLPRAAPVPALPRTRTPASRIVARFRRNRLAVAALGVLVVIHLAVAAAPWLAPGDPEAIALGERLRPPGRPYWLGTDEYGRDVLTRLLYGGRVSLAVGLASMLASMVIGVAVGAAAGYLGGVADVVLMRITDGMLAVPLFFVALLALAMLGTTLLNLVAVIALTSWMTVARVVRAEVLRTRTLEFVVAARALGCSGWRILTRHVVPQSIPSITVAATLGVAYAVLLETSLSFLGLGVQPPAPSWGNMLSGARAYLRTVPGLAVFPGVMIFITVLCYNWFGDGLRDAIDPTLAER is encoded by the coding sequence GTGGAGTGGCGCCTTCCGCGCGCTGCGCCGGTGCCCGCCCTGCCCCGGACGCGCACGCCCGCCAGCCGCATCGTGGCGCGCTTCCGGCGCAACCGCCTGGCGGTGGCGGCGCTGGGCGTGCTGGTGGTGATCCACCTGGCCGTGGCCGCGGCACCCTGGCTCGCGCCCGGCGACCCGGAGGCGATCGCACTCGGCGAGCGGCTGCGGCCGCCGGGCCGCCCTTACTGGCTGGGCACCGACGAGTACGGCCGCGACGTGCTCACGCGGCTGCTGTACGGGGGCCGGGTCTCGCTGGCCGTGGGGCTGGCGTCGATGCTGGCGTCGATGGTCATCGGCGTGGCGGTGGGCGCCGCGGCCGGCTACCTCGGCGGGGTCGCCGACGTGGTCCTGATGCGGATCACCGACGGGATGCTGGCGGTGCCGCTGTTCTTCGTGGCGCTGCTGGCCCTGGCGATGCTGGGGACGACCCTGCTGAACCTGGTGGCGGTGATCGCCCTCACGTCGTGGATGACCGTGGCCCGGGTGGTGCGCGCCGAGGTGCTGCGCACGCGCACGCTGGAGTTCGTGGTGGCCGCCCGCGCGCTGGGGTGCAGCGGGTGGCGCATCCTCACCCGCCACGTGGTGCCCCAGTCCATCCCCTCGATCACGGTGGCCGCCACCCTGGGCGTGGCGTACGCGGTGCTGCTGGAGACGTCGCTCTCGTTCCTGGGCCTGGGCGTGCAGCCGCCGGCGCCGTCGTGGGGCAACATGCTGTCCGGGGCACGGGCCTACCTGCGCACGGTCCCCGGGCTGGCGGTCTTCCCGGGCGTGATGATCTTCATCACGGTGCTGTGCTACAACTGGTTCGGCGATGGCCTGCGCGACGCCATCGACCCGACCCTCGCCGAACGGTGA